The genomic interval AAACTGGGATATTACTGGTCCTGCGGGACCGGAAGGCCCTCCCGGACCTCCGGGACAAAAGCCGCCGGGGGCTGATACTTCTTCTATCGTTGGAAGGGTATTTACTTTTGATCAATTTACGGTACCAATGTGGCCGGTGGATAGTGTCAAAATAACCTTACATCTGGGCGCTGACTCTACACTTGAAACAATGGCCGATACGGCCGGCTACTACCAGTTCAATGGCATAGGCACCGGCACCTATAATTTGACATTCAGCCGTAACGGTTTTGGTGAGATGAAGGTGTTTGGTCAGACCCATATTTCCGGTGGCACATTGAACACGACGGTGCAGGATGTATCGATCGTTCAGTTACCCGTTCAGACTATTGCGGATTCAGCCTGGTTTTACACGGGCGCACCCGGATATTTTTCTGTGAGGTATAGTGTACCGCCGGCAGCCATTATACTGACCTCACGGAATTATGAAGTATATTTTTCTCATCACGCAAATGTCAGTTCTACTAACTACGAGTACAGCACAGAATTTA from Chitinophaga filiformis carries:
- a CDS encoding carboxypeptidase-like regulatory domain-containing protein, with the translated sequence MKQLILVLFCCLFLAACVNWDITGPAGPEGPPGPPGQKPPGADTSSIVGRVFTFDQFTVPMWPVDSVKITLHLGADSTLETMADTAGYYQFNGIGTGTYNLTFSRNGFGEMKVFGQTHISGGTLNTTVQDVSIVQLPVQTIADSAWFYTGAPGYFSVRYSVPPAAIILTSRNYEVYFSHHANVSSTNYEYSTEFIYHMPTGLLGHYFTPGDSIYARVYTLTKYFYTPVIGWSNNIRPGITYVDPASGKVVYPFRSSQGTLAAGVFVNN